A genome region from Hoplias malabaricus isolate fHopMal1 chromosome 8, fHopMal1.hap1, whole genome shotgun sequence includes the following:
- the scoca gene encoding short coiled-coil protein A isoform X1 has product MEGEVDEDDGTFTNISLADDSGDSPAVLQSRQEDEYFAMNCDMDGDMENQVELEEKTRLINQVLELQHTLEDLSARVDAVKEENLKLKSENQVLGQYIENLMSASSVFQTTDTKSKRK; this is encoded by the exons ATGGAGGGAGAAGTGGACGAGGACGATGGAACTTTCACCAACATCTCACTGGCGGACGACTCAG GTGACAGTCCTGCTGTCCTGCAATCCAGACAAGAGGACGAATACTTTGCGATGAATTGTGACATGGATG GTGATATGGAGAATCAGGTTGAACTGGAGGAGAAGACAAGACTCATCAACCAAGTGCTTGAGCTCCAGCACACACTAGAAG ATCTCTCTGCTCGAGTGGATGCGGTGAAAGAAGAGAACCTGAAGCTGAAGTCAGAGAACCAGGTTTTGGGGCAGTACATCGAGAACCTCATGTCTGCGTCCAGCGTGTTCCAGACAACCGATACCAAGAGCAAACGGAAATGA
- the scoca gene encoding short coiled-coil protein A isoform X2, producing the protein MNCDMDGDMENQVELEEKTRLINQVLELQHTLEDLSARVDAVKEENLKLKSENQVLGQYIENLMSASSVFQTTDTKSKRK; encoded by the exons ATGAATTGTGACATGGATG GTGATATGGAGAATCAGGTTGAACTGGAGGAGAAGACAAGACTCATCAACCAAGTGCTTGAGCTCCAGCACACACTAGAAG ATCTCTCTGCTCGAGTGGATGCGGTGAAAGAAGAGAACCTGAAGCTGAAGTCAGAGAACCAGGTTTTGGGGCAGTACATCGAGAACCTCATGTCTGCGTCCAGCGTGTTCCAGACAACCGATACCAAGAGCAAACGGAAATGA